A window of the Bacillus sp. A301a_S52 genome harbors these coding sequences:
- a CDS encoding flippase-like domain-containing protein: MKRILAIAIIIGICLYIFSSFAWSNWWEALRHVSVAGLLCLVFLQFLSFCLMAWQWKRLLKPQCETTLKELFKLLLMCAFIEGITPSAKLGSEAFKGAYFKQHYGVSFTKAMVLITLQKSISFVAFCPLIFLSVYMVFAQLNQYFKNMTLSVMNGVFICLISLAGLTGVGILLWKGVLKTRLKESILKELTIIETKEIVIQGGLSIVIWLLFPLKGAILAATLPFDLSFINIIAVVVISYGVALLPLTPGGIGTFEVTMVTFMTGLGIPLEVAGTFAILFRFITFWIGVGAGAIVSVYSMKPLLKQTIKKEKTG; encoded by the coding sequence GTGAAACGAATTTTAGCTATCGCTATCATCATTGGGATATGTTTATATATTTTTTCTTCTTTTGCATGGAGTAATTGGTGGGAAGCGCTTCGTCATGTGTCTGTAGCGGGGTTACTATGTCTTGTGTTTCTTCAATTTTTAAGTTTCTGTTTAATGGCATGGCAATGGAAGCGCCTTTTAAAACCACAGTGTGAAACAACACTTAAAGAACTTTTTAAGCTATTGCTAATGTGTGCTTTTATAGAAGGGATTACGCCTTCGGCTAAATTGGGAAGTGAAGCCTTCAAAGGTGCTTACTTCAAACAACACTATGGGGTATCTTTTACAAAAGCAATGGTCCTTATTACTTTGCAAAAGAGTATTAGCTTCGTCGCATTTTGTCCATTAATTTTTCTGTCTGTGTATATGGTATTTGCTCAATTAAATCAGTATTTTAAAAACATGACATTGTCTGTTATGAATGGGGTTTTCATCTGTTTAATTAGCTTGGCAGGTTTAACAGGGGTGGGAATACTGTTATGGAAGGGTGTACTAAAAACGCGATTAAAAGAGTCTATTCTAAAAGAATTAACCATAATAGAAACGAAAGAAATAGTCATACAAGGAGGACTCTCCATCGTTATTTGGCTTCTTTTTCCGTTAAAGGGAGCCATCTTGGCAGCTACGTTACCCTTTGATTTGTCTTTTATTAATATTATTGCGGTTGTGGTTATTTCGTATGGAGTGGCACTACTCCCTCTTACGCCGGGAGGTATTGGAACATTTGAGGTGACAATGGTGACATTTATGACCGGCTTAGGGATTCCTCTGGAAGTAGCAGGGACATTTGCTATTCTCTTTCGTTTTATTACTTTCTGGATCGGCGTTGGAGCTGGAGCAATTGTTAGCGTCTATTCAATGAAACCATTACTTAAACAAACTATAAAAAAAGAGAAGACTGGATAG